One stretch of Streptomyces sp. R21 DNA includes these proteins:
- a CDS encoding ATP-dependent helicase: protein MSSSSSTRRLPHPQVRQGTRGAYRLVRTPPVPVDPPRLDAGQRAVVDHRSGPLLVLAGPGTGKTTTLVESVAARIARGGDPERILVLTFSRKAAVELRDRMALRIGAARAPQATTFHSFCYALVRAHQDSDLFVEPLRLLSGPEQDVAVRELLAGQPDLERLGLAHVRWPDELRACLTTRGFADEVRAVLARSRELGLGPDALDAFAARIGRPDWRAAAAFLAEYLDVLDLQGVLDYAELVHRAVLLAGRPGVAEHLAAQYDAVYVDEYQDTDPAQVRLLGALAGSGRTLISFGDPDQSIYAFRGADVNGILDFPAMFPCQDGTPAPVEVLRTSRRSGATLLTATRLLTQRMPLTRLPAQKVRAHRELSPVRDGGRVEVFTYPTPGTELDNIADILRRAHLEDGVPWSDMAVLVRAGARTIPSVRRALTAAGVPLDIDGDDLPLRHEPAVAPLLSALRAVAQAVAGEGEEVAIAEAVPEPEPEPEPEPEPEPEPVSVSESEEPDVSEAEPAVADAPSPDPAEPATESATPEASSPAKPWLDTETALTLLASPLAGMDAADLRRLGRALREEERAAGNHVPPPSDELLARALAEPERLVAHDPAYARGAQRLGALLRKARERLAGGGTAEEALWELWVGTPWPQRLERAARRGGAAGRNADRDLDAVCALFATASRAEERTGGRGALNFLEEVEAQDIAADTLTRRAVRPDAVRLMTAHRSKGLEWRLVVVAGVQEGLWPDLRRRGSLLEADRIGRDGLAEPLTPGALLSEERRLFYVAATRARERLVVTAVKAPADDGDQPSRFLTELGVEPKDVTGRPRRPLSVAALVAELRATTVDPRVSDTLREAAARRLARLAALADEDGRPLVPSAHPYRWWGMYEPTESKVPLRNRDQPVVLSGSALDQLANTCALQWFLGREVKADAPATAAQGFGNVVHVLADEVASGRTPADLAVLMERLDSVWNALAFDAPWKSAQEKENARVALERFLKWHVDSNGARPGRTPVASEHDFDVTLEAGSYEVRIRGSMDRVEADTEGRAYVVDFKTGKQAPSAAEVAHHPQLAVYQLAVREGAVDEAFDGVRPEAGGAELVQLRQGAAKKNGGETLPKVQSQEPLSGEWAGDLLAVAAGKVLDERFSPTTGQHCTHCAFRASCSARPEGRHVVE from the coding sequence GTGAGCTCCTCTTCTTCCACCAGGCGCCTGCCGCACCCCCAGGTGCGACAGGGGACCCGCGGCGCGTACCGACTGGTGCGTACCCCGCCGGTCCCGGTGGACCCCCCTCGTCTGGACGCAGGGCAGCGCGCGGTGGTTGACCACAGGAGCGGCCCTCTGCTCGTCCTCGCAGGTCCGGGTACCGGCAAGACGACCACACTCGTCGAGTCCGTGGCGGCCCGGATCGCCCGCGGAGGCGATCCCGAACGCATCCTGGTGCTGACGTTCAGCCGCAAGGCCGCCGTCGAACTGCGCGACCGCATGGCACTGCGCATAGGAGCAGCCCGCGCCCCGCAGGCCACCACCTTCCACTCCTTCTGCTACGCCCTGGTCCGCGCCCACCAGGACAGCGACCTGTTCGTCGAACCCCTGCGCCTGCTGTCCGGCCCCGAACAGGACGTGGCCGTCCGCGAGCTGCTCGCCGGGCAGCCCGACCTGGAACGGCTCGGCCTCGCCCATGTGCGCTGGCCCGACGAACTGCGCGCCTGCCTGACCACGCGCGGCTTCGCCGACGAGGTCCGCGCCGTCCTCGCCCGCAGCCGCGAGCTGGGCCTCGGCCCGGATGCCCTCGACGCCTTCGCCGCCCGCATCGGCCGCCCCGACTGGCGCGCCGCCGCGGCCTTCCTCGCCGAGTACCTCGACGTTCTCGACCTGCAAGGAGTGCTCGACTACGCGGAACTCGTCCACCGCGCGGTGCTCCTCGCCGGGCGCCCCGGCGTCGCCGAACACCTGGCCGCGCAGTACGACGCCGTCTACGTGGACGAGTACCAGGACACCGATCCCGCACAGGTACGGCTGCTGGGGGCCCTCGCGGGCAGCGGACGCACCCTCATCTCCTTCGGAGACCCCGACCAGTCGATCTACGCGTTCCGGGGCGCCGACGTGAACGGCATCCTGGACTTCCCCGCCATGTTCCCCTGCCAGGACGGCACGCCGGCGCCGGTGGAGGTGCTCAGGACGTCCCGCCGCTCGGGCGCCACCCTCCTGACGGCCACCCGCCTGCTCACCCAGCGCATGCCGCTGACCCGCCTCCCGGCGCAGAAGGTACGTGCCCACCGCGAACTCTCCCCGGTACGGGACGGCGGCCGCGTCGAGGTCTTCACCTACCCGACGCCCGGCACGGAACTCGACAACATTGCCGACATCCTGCGCCGCGCCCACCTCGAGGACGGCGTCCCCTGGAGCGACATGGCCGTCCTGGTCCGTGCCGGCGCCCGCACCATCCCGTCCGTCCGCCGCGCCCTCACCGCGGCCGGCGTCCCCCTGGACATCGACGGCGACGACCTTCCCCTCCGGCACGAACCGGCGGTCGCGCCCCTGCTGTCGGCGCTGCGGGCGGTGGCACAAGCGGTGGCGGGGGAGGGCGAGGAGGTGGCCATCGCTGAGGCTGTGCCGGAGCCGGAGCCGGAGCCGGAGCCGGAGCCGGAGCCGGAGCCGGAGCCGGTGTCGGTGTCGGAGTCGGAGGAGCCCGATGTTTCCGAGGCTGAACCGGCCGTGGCCGACGCCCCGTCCCCCGACCCCGCGGAACCCGCAACCGAATCTGCCACCCCCGAAGCCTCGTCCCCCGCCAAGCCCTGGCTCGACACCGAAACCGCGCTCACCCTCCTCGCCTCGCCCCTGGCGGGCATGGACGCCGCCGACCTGCGGAGGCTGGGCCGCGCCCTGCGCGAGGAGGAGCGGGCGGCAGGCAACCACGTGCCGCCGCCCTCCGACGAACTGCTCGCGCGGGCGCTCGCCGAGCCGGAGCGCCTGGTCGCGCACGACCCGGCGTACGCGCGCGGAGCCCAGCGCCTCGGCGCCCTGTTGCGCAAAGCACGCGAGCGCCTCGCCGGCGGCGGGACGGCCGAGGAAGCGCTGTGGGAGCTGTGGGTCGGCACTCCGTGGCCGCAGCGCCTGGAGCGAGCCGCCCGGCGCGGCGGCGCCGCCGGGCGCAACGCCGACCGCGACCTGGACGCGGTGTGCGCGCTGTTCGCGACCGCGTCCCGCGCAGAGGAGCGCACCGGCGGACGCGGCGCCCTCAACTTCCTGGAGGAGGTCGAAGCGCAGGACATCGCCGCCGACACGCTCACCCGCAGAGCCGTACGCCCCGACGCCGTACGCCTGATGACCGCGCACCGCTCCAAGGGCCTGGAATGGCGCCTCGTCGTCGTCGCCGGCGTCCAGGAGGGACTGTGGCCGGACCTGCGCCGCCGCGGCTCCCTGCTGGAGGCCGACCGCATCGGACGCGACGGCCTCGCCGAACCACTCACCCCCGGAGCACTGCTCTCCGAAGAGCGCCGTTTGTTCTACGTGGCCGCCACGCGCGCGCGTGAACGCCTCGTCGTCACCGCGGTGAAGGCCCCCGCCGACGACGGCGACCAGCCCTCCCGCTTCCTCACCGAACTCGGCGTGGAACCCAAGGACGTCACGGGCCGCCCACGCCGACCACTGTCCGTCGCCGCGCTCGTCGCCGAACTGCGCGCCACCACCGTCGACCCGCGCGTGTCGGACACCCTCAGGGAGGCCGCCGCCCGCCGCCTGGCCCGGCTCGCCGCGCTCGCCGACGAGGACGGCCGCCCCCTCGTGCCCTCCGCGCACCCCTACCGCTGGTGGGGCATGTACGAGCCGACCGAGAGCAAAGTCCCGCTGCGCAACCGCGACCAGCCCGTCGTGCTCTCCGGAAGCGCCCTCGACCAACTCGCCAACACCTGCGCCCTGCAGTGGTTCCTGGGCCGCGAGGTGAAGGCCGACGCGCCCGCCACCGCCGCCCAGGGCTTCGGCAACGTGGTGCACGTCCTCGCCGACGAGGTCGCCTCCGGACGCACCCCCGCCGACCTCGCCGTCCTCATGGAGCGCCTCGACTCCGTGTGGAACGCGCTCGCCTTCGACGCGCCCTGGAAGTCGGCACAGGAGAAGGAGAACGCACGCGTCGCGCTCGAACGCTTCCTGAAGTGGCACGTCGACTCCAACGGAGCCCGCCCCGGACGTACGCCCGTGGCCAGCGAACACGACTTCGACGTGACCCTCGAAGCGGGCTCCTACGAAGTACGCATCCGCGGCTCCATGGACCGCGTCGAGGCGGACACCGAGGGCCGCGCCTACGTGGTCGACTTCAAGACCGGCAAGCAGGCGCCGAGCGCCGCCGAGGTCGCCCACCATCCGCAGCTCGCCGTCTACCAGCTCGCCGTCCGAGAGGGCGCCGTCGACGAGGCCTTCGACGGCGTGCGCCCCGAAGCGGGCGGCGCCGAACTCGTCCAGCTGCGCCAGGGCGCCGCCAAGAAGAACGGCGGCGAGACGCTGCCCAAGGTGCAGTCCCAGGAACCCCTCTCGGGGGAGTGGGCCGGCGACCTCCTGGCCGTCGCCGCAGGCAAGGTCCTCGACGAGCGGTTCTCGCCGACCACCGGGCAGCACTGCACGCACTGCGCGTTCCGGGCGTCGTGCAGCGCACGGCCCGAGGGGCGGCACGTGGTCGAGTGA
- a CDS encoding UvrD-helicase domain-containing protein encodes MPARITDPDQLKELLGIPFTPEQTACITAPPAPQVIVAGAGSGKTTVMAARVVWLVGTGQVAPEQVLGLTFTNKAAGELAERVRKALIRAGVTDPDVIDPDNPPGEPVISTYHAFAGRLLTDHGLRIGLEPTSRLLADATRYQLAARVLREAPGPYPALTRSFPDLVGDLLTLDSELAEHLVRPEDLRAYDRELLRSLEGAKLTNPDLRKVPEAAAARRELAELVSRYRAAKRERDLLDFGDQIALSATLADTRPEVGAILRDEFRVVLLDEYQDTSVAQRVLLAGLFGGGTGHPVTAVGDPCQAIYGWRGASVANLDDFPEHFAKADGSEAERQSLSENRRSGGRLLDLANGLAQPLRALHAGVEALRPAPGAERDGTVRCALLPTHAEEMDWLADSIAHLVHTGKAPGEIAVLCRTATDFAEIQGALVARDIPVEVVGLSGLLHLPEVADLVAVCEVLQDPGANASLVRLLTGPRWRIGARDLALLGRRARLLVSHAHARADDDPDRRLAAAVEGVDPSEVISLADALDTFLEMPLDAAGDDDGLPFSPDARVRFARLAAELRDLRRSLADPLMDVLHRVLAVTGLEVELSASPHALAARRRETLSNFLDIAASFAAGDGEATLLAFLGFLRTAAQYEKGLDNALPGGENTVKVLTAHKSKGLEWDVVAVPGLVTGTFPSTQGREKWTAQGKVLPHELRGDADTLPDIDAWDAKGMKAFHEAMKDHQHTEELRLGYVTFTRPRSLLLGSGHWWGPSQKRPRGPSDFLHALYEHCAAGHGDIEAWADEPAEDEENPALHQANGDHAWPLPLDDTALARRRAAAETVLAHLERAASHEDTHPGADPDSTSYEDPDWPPPPDDDEALYEDPLYEDPLYEEDGYPEDGTRDGAPGSGFPEVDGHEVDDSGADDSDWDSWTTDRPAHAPHARVPLPDDETTHTPTVPHARRHPAETRLTPEEARTLASWDRDLDALTGELLRARASVTDVPLPPSLTASQLLRLAADPDGFAQELARPMPHPPQPAARRGTRFHAWVESRFEELRLPLLEPDELPGSEAEIADERDLETLKDAFERSPYAHRTPYRIEAPFQLAIAGRIVRGRIDAVYREHDGDTTTYEIVDWKTNRTRTADPLQLALYRLAWAEQHGVPPESVKAAFLYVRSGEVVRPDDLPDRAALERLLLEEPQEETAVEPPDEHAPAGG; translated from the coding sequence GTGCCCGCCCGCATCACCGATCCCGATCAGCTCAAGGAGCTCCTCGGCATCCCGTTCACCCCGGAGCAGACGGCCTGCATCACCGCACCGCCCGCCCCGCAGGTCATCGTGGCCGGAGCCGGATCGGGCAAGACCACGGTGATGGCCGCCCGAGTGGTGTGGCTGGTCGGCACCGGACAGGTCGCCCCCGAACAGGTCCTCGGCCTGACCTTCACCAACAAGGCGGCGGGCGAACTCGCCGAACGCGTCCGCAAGGCCCTCATCAGAGCCGGCGTCACGGACCCCGACGTGATCGACCCGGACAACCCGCCGGGCGAACCGGTCATCTCCACCTACCACGCCTTCGCCGGCCGCCTGCTGACCGACCACGGCCTGCGCATCGGGCTCGAACCGACCTCCCGCCTCCTCGCCGACGCCACCCGCTACCAGCTCGCCGCACGCGTGCTGCGCGAGGCCCCGGGCCCCTACCCGGCGCTGACCCGCTCCTTCCCCGATCTGGTCGGCGACCTCCTCACGCTCGACTCCGAGCTCGCCGAACACCTCGTACGCCCCGAGGACCTGCGCGCCTACGACCGCGAACTGCTGCGCTCCCTGGAGGGCGCCAAGCTCACCAACCCCGACCTGCGCAAGGTCCCCGAAGCCGCCGCCGCCCGCCGCGAACTCGCCGAACTCGTCAGCCGCTACCGCGCGGCCAAACGCGAGCGGGACCTCCTCGACTTCGGCGACCAGATCGCCCTCTCCGCGACCCTCGCCGACACCCGCCCCGAAGTCGGCGCCATCCTGCGCGACGAGTTCCGCGTCGTCCTCCTCGACGAATACCAGGACACCTCGGTGGCCCAGCGCGTGCTGCTCGCCGGACTGTTCGGCGGTGGCACGGGCCACCCGGTGACCGCCGTCGGCGACCCCTGCCAGGCGATCTACGGCTGGCGCGGCGCCTCCGTCGCCAACCTCGACGACTTTCCCGAGCACTTCGCGAAGGCCGACGGCAGCGAGGCCGAACGCCAGTCACTCAGCGAGAACCGCCGCAGCGGCGGCCGCCTCCTCGATCTCGCCAACGGCCTCGCGCAGCCGCTGCGCGCCCTCCACGCGGGAGTGGAGGCCCTCCGGCCCGCCCCGGGCGCCGAACGCGACGGCACCGTCCGCTGCGCGCTCCTGCCCACCCACGCCGAGGAGATGGACTGGCTCGCCGACTCCATCGCCCACCTCGTGCACACCGGAAAGGCACCCGGCGAGATCGCCGTCCTGTGCCGCACCGCGACCGACTTCGCCGAGATCCAGGGCGCCCTCGTCGCCCGCGACATCCCCGTCGAAGTGGTCGGCCTCTCCGGACTGCTGCACCTCCCCGAGGTCGCCGACCTCGTCGCCGTCTGCGAAGTCCTCCAGGACCCCGGCGCCAACGCCTCCCTCGTACGCCTGCTCACCGGCCCACGCTGGCGGATCGGCGCCCGCGACCTGGCCCTCCTCGGGCGGCGCGCCCGACTGCTCGTGTCCCACGCACACGCGCGCGCCGACGACGACCCGGACCGCCGGCTCGCCGCCGCCGTCGAAGGGGTCGACCCGTCCGAGGTGATATCGCTCGCGGACGCCCTCGACACCTTCCTGGAAATGCCCCTAGACGCCGCAGGGGACGACGACGGACTGCCCTTCTCGCCGGACGCGCGCGTACGGTTCGCCCGCCTCGCCGCCGAGCTGCGCGACCTGCGCCGCTCCCTCGCCGACCCGCTGATGGACGTCCTGCACCGCGTCCTCGCCGTCACCGGCCTGGAGGTGGAGCTCTCCGCGTCCCCGCACGCGCTGGCCGCCCGCCGCCGCGAGACCCTGTCCAACTTCCTGGACATCGCGGCGTCCTTCGCCGCGGGCGACGGCGAAGCGACCCTCCTCGCCTTCCTCGGCTTCCTGCGCACCGCCGCGCAGTACGAGAAGGGCCTCGACAACGCCCTCCCCGGCGGCGAGAACACCGTCAAGGTCCTCACCGCACACAAGTCCAAGGGCCTGGAATGGGACGTCGTCGCCGTCCCCGGACTGGTCACCGGCACCTTCCCCAGCACCCAGGGCCGCGAGAAGTGGACCGCCCAGGGCAAGGTCCTGCCGCACGAGCTGCGCGGCGACGCCGACACACTGCCCGACATCGACGCCTGGGACGCCAAGGGCATGAAGGCCTTCCACGAGGCCATGAAGGACCACCAGCACACCGAGGAACTCCGCCTCGGCTACGTCACCTTCACCCGCCCCCGCTCCCTGCTGCTCGGCTCTGGCCACTGGTGGGGCCCCTCCCAGAAGCGCCCGCGCGGCCCCTCCGACTTCCTCCACGCCCTCTACGAACACTGCGCCGCCGGACACGGCGACATCGAGGCATGGGCGGACGAGCCCGCCGAGGACGAGGAGAACCCGGCACTCCACCAGGCGAACGGCGACCACGCCTGGCCGCTCCCGCTCGACGACACGGCACTCGCCCGCCGTCGCGCGGCCGCCGAGACCGTACTCGCCCACCTCGAACGGGCCGCCTCCCACGAGGACACCCACCCCGGCGCCGACCCCGACTCCACCTCGTACGAGGACCCGGACTGGCCACCCCCGCCGGACGACGACGAAGCCCTCTACGAGGACCCCCTCTACGAAGACCCCCTGTACGAGGAAGACGGCTACCCCGAGGACGGCACCCGCGACGGCGCCCCTGGGAGCGGCTTCCCCGAAGTCGACGGCCATGAGGTCGACGACTCCGGGGCAGACGACTCCGACTGGGACTCCTGGACCACGGACCGCCCCGCACACGCCCCCCACGCACGCGTGCCCCTCCCCGACGACGAAACAACGCACACCCCGACCGTCCCGCACGCCCGCCGCCACCCCGCCGAAACCCGCCTCACCCCCGAAGAGGCCCGCACCCTCGCCTCCTGGGACCGCGACCTGGACGCCCTCACCGGAGAACTGCTGCGCGCCCGCGCAAGCGTCACCGACGTACCCCTGCCGCCCTCGCTCACCGCCTCGCAGCTACTGCGCCTGGCCGCCGACCCGGACGGCTTCGCGCAGGAACTGGCCCGCCCCATGCCGCACCCCCCGCAGCCCGCCGCCCGCCGCGGCACCCGCTTCCACGCCTGGGTGGAATCCCGCTTCGAAGAGCTCCGGCTGCCCCTGCTGGAACCCGACGAGCTACCCGGCAGCGAGGCCGAGATCGCCGACGAACGCGACCTGGAGACCCTCAAGGACGCCTTCGAACGCAGTCCCTACGCCCACCGGACCCCCTACCGCATCGAAGCCCCCTTCCAGCTCGCCATCGCCGGACGCATCGTCCGCGGACGCATCGACGCCGTCTACCGGGAGCACGACGGCGACACCACGACGTACGAGATCGTCGACTGGAAGACCAACCGCACCCGCACCGCAGACCCCCTCCAGCTCGCCCTCTACCGGCTCGCCTGGGCCGAGCAGCACGGCGTACCGCCAGAGTCCGTCAAAGCCGCCTTCCTCTACGTGCGCAGCGGCGAAGTCGTCCGCCCCGACGACCTCCCCGACCGGGCCGCCCTGGAGCGGCTGCTCCTGGAAGAGCCACAGGAAGAGACCGCGGTGGAACCACCGGACGAACACGCCCCGGCGGGCGGATAG
- a CDS encoding dipeptidase translates to MSKPVDSAVSTVRTYIQDHRAAFLDDLAEWLRIPSVSAQPDHAADVRRSADWLAAKLRETGFPTTEVWSTDGAPAVFAEWPSDDPGAPTVLVYGHHDVQPAAREDGWNTEPFEPEIIGNRLHARGAADDKGQVFFHTLGVRAHLAATGRTTPAVHLKLLIEGEEESGSPHFRTLVEAHAQRLAADAVIVSDTGMWSEDTPTVCTGMRGLAECEIQLHGPDQDIHSGSFGGAVPNPATAAARLVAALHDEHARVAVPGFYEGITELTDRERELFAELPFDEAQWLRTAKSSATHGEAGHTTLERIWARPTAEVNGIGGGYQGPGSKTIIPSSAMVKLSFRLVAGQDPDHIEKAVRAWAAEQLPPGIRHEITFGAATRPCLTPLDHPALQSVARAMGRAFEQPVRFTREGGSGPAADLQEVLGAPVLFLGISVPSDGWHAPNEKVELDLLLKGVETSAHLWTDLAENWREAH, encoded by the coding sequence ATGAGCAAGCCCGTTGACAGCGCCGTCAGCACCGTCCGCACATACATCCAGGACCACCGCGCCGCCTTCCTCGACGACCTCGCCGAGTGGCTGCGCATCCCCTCGGTGTCCGCCCAGCCCGACCACGCCGCGGACGTACGGCGCAGCGCCGACTGGCTCGCCGCCAAGCTGCGCGAGACCGGCTTCCCCACCACCGAGGTCTGGTCGACCGACGGCGCCCCGGCCGTCTTCGCCGAATGGCCCTCCGACGACCCAGGGGCCCCCACAGTCCTCGTCTACGGACACCATGACGTGCAGCCCGCCGCCCGCGAGGACGGCTGGAACACCGAACCCTTCGAGCCCGAAATCATCGGAAACCGCCTCCACGCGCGCGGGGCGGCCGACGACAAGGGCCAGGTGTTCTTTCACACACTCGGCGTCCGCGCCCACCTCGCCGCCACCGGACGCACCACCCCGGCCGTCCACCTGAAACTCCTCATCGAAGGCGAGGAGGAATCGGGCTCCCCGCACTTCCGCACCCTCGTCGAAGCACACGCCCAGCGCCTCGCCGCCGACGCCGTGATCGTCTCCGACACCGGCATGTGGTCCGAGGACACCCCCACGGTGTGCACCGGAATGCGCGGCCTCGCCGAATGCGAGATCCAGCTCCACGGCCCCGACCAGGACATCCACTCCGGCTCCTTCGGCGGCGCCGTCCCCAACCCGGCCACCGCCGCCGCCCGCCTCGTCGCCGCCCTGCACGACGAGCACGCGCGCGTGGCAGTCCCCGGCTTCTACGAAGGCATCACCGAACTCACCGACCGCGAACGCGAACTCTTCGCCGAACTGCCCTTCGACGAAGCCCAGTGGCTGCGCACGGCCAAGTCCTCCGCCACCCACGGAGAAGCCGGACACACCACCCTGGAGCGCATCTGGGCCCGCCCGACCGCCGAGGTCAACGGCATCGGCGGCGGCTACCAGGGCCCCGGCAGCAAGACGATCATCCCGTCCTCCGCCATGGTCAAACTCTCCTTCCGACTGGTCGCCGGACAGGACCCCGACCACATCGAGAAGGCCGTACGCGCCTGGGCCGCCGAACAGCTGCCCCCGGGCATCCGCCACGAGATCACCTTCGGCGCGGCCACCCGCCCCTGCCTGACCCCCCTGGACCACCCGGCCCTCCAGTCCGTCGCACGCGCCATGGGCCGCGCCTTCGAACAGCCGGTCCGCTTCACCCGCGAAGGCGGCTCCGGGCCCGCCGCCGACCTTCAGGAAGTCCTCGGCGCACCCGTGCTCTTCCTCGGCATCTCCGTCCCGTCCGACGGCTGGCACGCCCCCAACGAAAAGGTCGAACTCGACCTGCTCCTCAAAGGCGTCGAAACCTCCGCCCACCTGTGGACGGACCTGGCCGAGAACTGGCGAGAGGCACACTGA
- the nudC gene encoding NAD(+) diphosphatase, with protein sequence MTTWTDHTADRPISLTAPSGIDRAAHHRLDEAWLAAAWSHPTTRVFVVSGGQVLIDETADGTTELVMTPSFEAPLTEAHRYFLGSDDDGVSYFALQKDALPGRMDQSARPAGLREAGLLLSPRDAGLMVHAVALENWQRLHRFCSRCGERTVIAAAGHIRRCPACGAEHYPRTDPAVIMAVTDDDDRILLGRQVHWPEGRFSTLAGFVEPGESIEQSVRREVFEEAGVTVGEVEYVASQPWPFPSSLMLGFMARATSSEINVDGEEIHEARWFSREDLRTAFESGEVLPPYGISIAARLIELWYGKPLPRPGSAAA encoded by the coding sequence GTGACCACCTGGACCGACCACACCGCCGACCGTCCCATCTCGCTCACCGCCCCGAGCGGCATCGACCGGGCCGCCCACCACCGGCTCGACGAGGCCTGGCTCGCGGCGGCATGGAGCCACCCCACGACCCGCGTCTTCGTGGTCTCCGGCGGCCAGGTCCTCATCGACGAGACGGCCGACGGCACCACCGAACTCGTCATGACCCCCTCCTTCGAAGCCCCGCTCACCGAAGCACACCGCTACTTCCTCGGCAGCGACGACGACGGTGTGAGCTACTTCGCACTCCAGAAGGACGCCCTGCCCGGTCGCATGGACCAGTCCGCGCGCCCCGCAGGCCTGCGCGAAGCAGGCCTCCTCCTGTCCCCGCGCGACGCCGGCCTGATGGTGCACGCCGTCGCCCTGGAGAACTGGCAGCGCCTGCACCGCTTCTGCTCACGCTGCGGCGAGCGCACCGTCATCGCGGCGGCCGGCCACATCCGCCGCTGCCCCGCATGCGGCGCCGAGCACTACCCGCGCACCGACCCGGCCGTGATCATGGCCGTGACGGACGACGACGACCGCATCCTCCTCGGCCGCCAGGTCCACTGGCCCGAAGGCCGCTTCTCCACCCTCGCCGGCTTCGTCGAACCCGGCGAGTCCATCGAGCAGTCCGTGCGCCGCGAGGTCTTCGAAGAAGCGGGCGTCACCGTCGGCGAGGTCGAATACGTCGCCAGCCAGCCCTGGCCCTTCCCCTCCAGCCTGATGCTCGGCTTCATGGCCCGCGCCACCTCCTCCGAGATCAACGTCGACGGCGAGGAGATCCACGAAGCCCGCTGGTTCTCCCGCGAGGACCTGCGCACCGCCTTCGAATCCGGCGAGGTCCTGCCGCCCTACGGCATCTCGATCGCCGCCCGCCTCATCGAGCTCTGGTACGGCAAGCCCCTGCCCAGGCCCGGAAGCGCGGCTGCCTGA
- a CDS encoding mycoredoxin, whose translation MPGTVTMYSTTWCGYCRRLKSQMDREGITYDEINIEQDPASAAFVEKANGGNQTVPTVLFPDGSTLTNPSLAQVKQKISV comes from the coding sequence ATGCCGGGCACTGTGACGATGTACAGCACCACGTGGTGCGGCTACTGCCGTCGGCTGAAGAGCCAGATGGACCGCGAGGGCATCACGTACGACGAGATCAACATCGAGCAGGACCCGGCGTCCGCGGCGTTCGTGGAGAAGGCGAATGGTGGGAACCAGACGGTTCCCACCGTGCTCTTCCCGGACGGTTCGACGCTCACGAATCCGTCGCTGGCGCAGGTCAAGCAGAAGATCAGCGTCTGA